The Oncorhynchus masou masou isolate Uvic2021 chromosome 14, UVic_Omas_1.1, whole genome shotgun sequence region GTATGGAAAATAAAGTATGGACATACCGTCATGGAAAATGGAAATGTAAGACCTttaaagaaagatggagagagagagagagtagagggggaggggtattTGGCTCTTCAGGGAAATGTTTCTTGTGTTGAGATgctcctctcacctgtcctcttctcctctcacctcccctcctaTACCCACATAACATGGTTCACTCAACATTCTACATACATCATATCTCTGCGATGCCAGCTTATGGAAGGACCCTAGTCCACAGATAAAGGTGTCCGTTTCAAGCCTGAGCGTAAATGAAAGGAAAACCAAGGTAGtgaagatggaaagagaaagagaatgttTCCAGAGAGCCACAAGTACAAGTTGGCAGTTCCATGTTTTGTAAAACGTAACAAAGACATTGGTGTGTACGGTATAAGTGCATGTTGAATGCATCAATCCAACCATACGGATTCTAACATAAGTCAATTGTTCTCAAGTCTGTGAATTAACCCCACTTCCTTGGAAAAGTGAAGTGAGGCGGTTTGTAGTGTGGCTGTGTTCTGTGACCAGCCCAGCTGTACGTAGCAGTAAAGCCTGATTCACACCGTAGGACCAAACCATGCCTAACCGTAGCAGCCTGGCCTGGTTACGCCATGATGCTGAACCATGCTAAACAGAACAATGTGAACAGAAAATCCCAGCCAACGCGGTACGGTTTGAGTCAGCCCTTTAGTGTCAGCCATTAATGTGTCACACACCCTGTGGTTCAGGATACCCAGCTCCCAGTCTACCCTCAAGGCTGGATATGTTTTGGCACAATGTGGGACTGTTGAACTCGGGACAAAGCAACCAACAGCCAACTCCACAAGGACTCAGGACTCTTCACTGGACAGCCACCTGTTTTACACAGCTGGTCTTAATGAAAGGTCATTTCAAACACTGTTCCACAACACAGTGTGTTACTGAAACAGTGGACCGTTCATACCCAGTACTTAACTCACTGTGTCATTTAGAAGTAGAGTTGTTGTGGACAATAATAGATTGGAGTGGGAGGCTGACCGGAGTAATTCTCCTGTCCACCAGGAGGTACATAACAACACCTGTGCCATAGATGTTACCgtcatgaagaagaagaagaagaagaatattgGTCATTTGCTGGGTGATATTACACCGTTTGTCTGCCTTCTAAGACTTGAGTTGCTCTGCGTCCTTACACAAGCCCCTAGTTTGCAACAACAAGCCCGTCACATATCATTGTGGAAAGGGCTGGTCCACGATGGTCACCCTCCCCGAATCGGGAAAAGATTGTCAAAAATAGTCATCAAAGTGCTCACGTTTAGTTTCGGTTATGTTTGAGGAGAGTTGTTGAGAGGTTAGCAGCAGTTGTGAGGTTGACATCACTATCGCCTGGGTTGATGTTCTGACTAAAAGGGGATAGTGTGCTCCTTGGTTGGATGTCATTCTGATTGACATCCAATAGCACCAGCCTACTATTCAAAGTAAGGAGATGCAGTCAATTAATCTGTAATCCCCTTCTAAATCAGTTTGACTTCACTTCCGATAAAACAGGAAGTTTGTCCAATTGTGTTCACAGCACTTTGTAGGAAGTAGTTTCTGTAACCTTTAAAGCAGCGGTATGGGGACGTACTGTGTGTTGCTAGCCGAGCAGTGAGCGCCTCCTACTGTTTCATTTGTGTGTCTACCTCACTGCTCGGCCACAGAGCACACTgtcaacatcaacatcatcaatacATACACATGAGGTGGAGCTTGAGAAAGGACACAGAGCATTAGAAGGCTGTCatcaatacatacatacacatgagGTGGAGCTTGAGAAAGGACACAGAGCATTAGAAGGCTGTCATCAATACATACACATGAGGTGGAGCTTGAGAAAGGACACAGAGGATTAGAAGGCTGTCatcaatacatacatacacatgagGTGGAGCTTGAGAAAGGACACAGAGAGAAGCCTGTCatcaatacatacatacacatgagGTGGAGCTTGAGAAAGGACACAGAGCATGAGAAGCCTGTCatcaatacatacatacacatgagGTGGAGCTTGAGAAAGGACACAGAGCATGAGAAGCCTGTCATCAATACATACACATGAGGTGGAGCTTGAGAAAGGACTCAGAGCATTAGAAGCCTGTCCTTTCCATGGAGCCCGTCCAGAAAGAAAGGAAACGTAAGTAAGTGAGAAACGCCAGAGACAGAGAATGTGGGGAAGAGGTGAGGAGGGCCACTGTTGCATTTGTTTCAAGCCTTATGAAATAATACAAAATGACACATGATTGAAATGTATTTATGAGTTGTTGATGGTCCCAAGATGTGCTAGATAAATGCAAAGATAGCAGTGCCAAGTACCTCAGTTTGTCCGAGACCATTTGACAAACTGAGGTGTGGACTTTGTTGTTAAGTTTAAGTTGCCAGAAAGGAGATTTTCTTTTCACGTCAATTTTTTTCTACCTTTTTCTACATTTTCTCAGCCCCCCTTCAGTTCttctggaatgtgtgtgtgtgtgtgtgtgtgtgtgtgtgtgtgtgtgtgtgtgtgtgtgtgtgtgtgtgtgtgtgtgtgtgtgtgtgtgtgtgtgtgtgtgtgtgtgtgtgtgtgtgtgtgtgtgtgtgtgtgtgtgtgtgtgtgtgtgtgtgtgtgtgtgtgttagttgacCACAGCTGGCTTAAGTACAACCGTGCCGGAGGGGATGACCACCCAGGACAGGGGGTCGTGGGAGGCCCCAGTGGAGAGGTTCAGCACCCCCCCACGATGAAGCTtgttcttcccctcctcccccccacccccaattTTCCCCTTGTGGTGACACCCGTGGTGGTGGGCCCTGCGCTCTGACGCGGACGACCCTATGGATCCTCCTAGGGACACGGGCGCCATAGTGGGCCCCAGCCCCAGGGCTGAGGAGGGGAAGGCCGGGGAGAGCCCCAGGGACGACTTGGTGGCCAGGCTCAGAGGAGAACCATTGAAGGACAGGATGGAGGTGGTGCAAGGGGAGCTGGGGCACCCCCCCAGCGTGCTCAGGTCCAGGGGCCGGGGGGCGAGGGGGGATAGAGGCATGGAGCCCGTCAGGCCCTGCAGAGCGTGGCCCCCCAGGAGAGCGGCAGCGGCGCTGGGGATGATGATATGGGCCCCACTGATGTAGCTCAGCTCCGACTCCCCCAGCTTACCCCCTCTTCCACCCATCCCCACCCCCAGGGGACCCACCTTGAGCAGGGAGCTCAGCCCACTCGGACAGCCTTGCTCCTGGGCTACAGAGTGGCCATGGGCCTTGATGTGCTTACGGAGGGAGCTAGGGTCTGTGTATCGCTTCAGGCAGCCGGCCATCTTGCAGTAGTAGGGCTTGTCCACGTAGTGGGTGCGCGTGTGCTTGAAGCGGTCGCTAGAGTTGGAGTAGCGCTTGCTGCAGCCCTCGTATGGACAGATGTAGGGCTTCTCACCTGAGGAGAAAAGACATTCAGGTATCAATTCAATAAACTTGATTCATTATTTTAGCGTTAGAGATTGCATGAAGGAAGGAATGTTTTCATGTGTATACAGCATACAAAAGAATGTGTGACTTTACAGTGAGGGCATCTTTTCAGACTTCTGtattgatctgtctgtct contains the following coding sequences:
- the glis2b gene encoding zinc finger protein GLIS2b, translated to MLSLDEPLDLMLPRGCVNGRDRGARPPPTLTLSPIPFKRSRQLRMADDGTAVIVPASPASPHTGVLVVSRERPETPPTPPAVDLSTSPSSRHASSSPEMTNGNGVSHHIIAGDSAHIHYVESRASSQAFQFFVPIGAGAGLMPSSMFIGQPNDKRASPDLSADEQLACRWRKCHLLFESLQDLVDHVNDFHVKPEKDSGYCCHWDGCARRGRGFNARYKMLIHIRTHTNEKPHRCPTCNKSFSRLENLKIHNRSHTGEKPYICPYEGCSKRYSNSSDRFKHTRTHYVDKPYYCKMAGCLKRYTDPSSLRKHIKAHGHSVAQEQGCPSGLSSLLKVGPLGVGMGGRGGKLGESELSYISGAHIIIPSAAAALLGGHALQGLTGSMPLSPLAPRPLDLSTLGGCPSSPCTTSILSFNGSPLSLATKSSLGLSPAFPSSALGLGPTMAPVSLGGSIGSSASERRAHHHGCHHKGKIGGGGEEGKNKLHRGGVLNLSTGASHDPLSWVVIPSGTVVLKPAVVN